Proteins encoded within one genomic window of Legionella sp. PC997:
- a CDS encoding DUF1820 family protein, whose product MNKKTIFRITFANQEAIYEIYARSVKESEIFGFLEVEELVFGEQTALVVDPSEERLKLEFNGVKRTFIPMHSIYRIDEVTQQGTAKVKDNPGYGSKVSPFPGTGKIKD is encoded by the coding sequence ATGAATAAAAAAACGATATTCAGAATCACTTTTGCTAATCAAGAAGCAATTTATGAAATTTATGCGCGCTCTGTAAAGGAAAGTGAGATATTTGGGTTTCTCGAGGTCGAAGAATTAGTGTTCGGTGAACAAACCGCATTAGTTGTTGATCCTTCTGAAGAACGATTAAAGCTTGAGTTTAATGGTGTAAAACGAACATTTATTCCGATGCATTCAATTTATCGTATCGATGAAGTTACGCAACAAGGGACAGCCAAAGTAAAAGATAATCCCGGCTATGGAAGTAAAGTTAGCCCTTTTCCTGGAACAGGAAAAATAAAAGATTAA
- a CDS encoding methyltransferase domain-containing protein translates to MLIERQLKQYRALNKWFQSPLGLFAAHEFVVNIEHESVYSHGETILQLGNCGDNIWLKKFNYIHKWIASPFYLANKVHIECALNQLPLDRNSVDCIIVPLTLEPFANSFSLIDEIDRVLKPMGFVILLSINPWSLWGGAMKTGLLHCYSDQKVKMRTPFSLNRIFLQRGYRQYSLSNFCYIPPVNNSSLIKKFTFLDEIGKMLWPFPSGFYCYIAQKYQIIEPDLQVHPAESAMKDYQVPLQPVIFSSQNHKIQN, encoded by the coding sequence TTGTTGATCGAACGGCAACTTAAACAATATCGCGCCCTGAATAAATGGTTTCAATCGCCTTTAGGGCTTTTTGCTGCTCATGAATTTGTAGTAAATATTGAACATGAAAGTGTCTACTCTCATGGCGAGACCATACTGCAATTGGGAAATTGTGGGGACAACATATGGCTCAAAAAATTTAATTACATTCACAAATGGATCGCATCACCTTTTTATTTAGCTAATAAAGTCCACATCGAATGTGCTTTAAACCAACTTCCACTCGATCGTAATAGTGTTGATTGTATTATTGTTCCACTCACGCTTGAACCCTTCGCCAACAGTTTTAGCTTAATTGATGAAATTGATCGCGTCCTTAAACCAATGGGTTTTGTTATATTATTAAGTATTAATCCTTGGAGTTTATGGGGTGGAGCAATGAAAACAGGGCTTCTGCACTGTTATAGTGACCAAAAAGTTAAAATGCGTACCCCCTTTAGCTTAAATCGAATTTTTTTGCAAAGAGGGTATAGGCAATATTCTCTGAGTAACTTTTGTTATATTCCTCCAGTAAATAACTCATCATTAATTAAAAAATTTACATTTTTGGATGAAATAGGCAAAATGCTTTGGCCTTTTCCTTCAGGTTTTTACTGCTATATTGCTCAAAAATATCAAATCATAGAACCTGATTTACAGGTACATCCCGCCGAGTCTGCAATGAAAGACTATCAAGTTCCATTACAGCCGGTTATTTTTTCTTCTCAGAACCATAAAATACAAAATTGA
- the pepN gene encoding aminopeptidase N codes for MKNHSGIFRLSEYKILDYLVRHVDLTLDLSKNPVQSTALLTIEPNPNSESCSLDLELDGQNMILDSIFLEGKKLSQEEYELTKDSLIIKNVPQGRPFILETKTRLGKNTDLFGLYETEGTILVKAETEGLRRVFYCHDRPDNLATYKTTIIAKKKDYPVLLSNGSLIEERDLGEELHSVTWFDKVPKPSYLFALVAGKLQKSVTYFKTRSGRELPIEFYVPPEATVKCDFAKEVLKEAMRWEEEVFDLECELSQHMVAGVDKYASGASEPTGLNLFNTANLFATPEARTDADFLRVLEVVAHEYYHYWSGDRVTIREWFNLPFKEGLTTFRAAMFRERLFGTDLIRMLDGKNLDERAPRQDTYTNVRSLYTPAAYEKSADIFRMMMLFLGEKAFYKGMSQFLKDNDGGAVTLEDVLGALSKSTGKDMNPFLAWFTESGIPQITVTDEYDVDAKRYTLRFKTKDGNGRPIPIVVGLLNNTGKEIQSDTMILVDKPQIEFHFENIDSHPTPSLLRSFSAPVILDFPYNSEQLLRLMQFDTNVYNRCEAANKLLTQMVSQYCSGKPLIFTPEFFNAYRAILRDENSSLNPWLLAELIAIPSEEILFSSMQNQDFEKIAEARRLIQSQLANELKEDLLRLQKNLDRLPVSQSTPFKSFDILSAGSRRLNYVCHSYLFSIQPENEEHSLIEQFNNSLGKNMTDCIYALNLLLDNNSSQSNKLLKSFYEYWQHDPSAVNYWFNIQAATHSEGVIGLVEQLMLHPAFDLSNPNKVSALFGTFIKNPYGFHAFSGKGYELIGNVILQLEKINPTLAANLTEKFNNWDKFDEKRQKLMLSQLEFINTYAITADVRNMSKKGLDKRKLDPPLPIQHMFFEPCSKAESTPLNNDGEKTYSCN; via the coding sequence ATGAAGAATCATTCTGGCATATTTAGGTTAAGTGAGTATAAGATTCTTGACTATCTGGTAAGACATGTCGATTTGACGCTGGATCTTTCCAAAAACCCGGTTCAATCAACCGCTCTATTGACAATTGAGCCCAACCCAAATTCTGAATCATGCTCCTTAGATCTAGAGTTAGATGGACAAAATATGATCTTAGACTCCATCTTCCTCGAGGGCAAAAAACTGTCTCAAGAAGAATATGAACTAACAAAAGACTCTCTAATTATCAAAAATGTTCCTCAAGGACGCCCCTTTATACTCGAAACAAAAACTCGTTTGGGTAAAAATACAGATTTATTTGGTTTATATGAAACAGAGGGAACAATTCTAGTCAAGGCAGAAACCGAAGGGCTTCGTAGAGTCTTTTATTGTCATGACCGGCCTGATAATTTAGCTACTTACAAAACAACAATTATTGCTAAGAAAAAAGACTACCCTGTGCTGCTTTCTAATGGTTCGCTTATAGAAGAAAGAGATTTAGGTGAGGAACTGCATTCTGTAACCTGGTTTGATAAAGTTCCTAAGCCCAGTTATTTGTTTGCATTGGTGGCCGGGAAACTACAGAAATCGGTCACTTATTTTAAAACACGTTCTGGTCGTGAATTACCAATCGAATTTTATGTTCCTCCAGAAGCTACGGTAAAATGTGATTTTGCAAAAGAAGTTTTAAAAGAAGCAATGCGTTGGGAAGAGGAAGTCTTTGATTTAGAGTGTGAACTATCCCAACATATGGTTGCCGGGGTGGATAAATATGCATCGGGTGCATCAGAGCCAACTGGGTTAAATTTATTTAACACCGCAAATTTATTTGCTACACCTGAAGCGCGTACTGACGCTGACTTTTTAAGGGTATTAGAAGTGGTTGCCCATGAATATTATCATTATTGGTCAGGTGATCGAGTGACTATTCGCGAGTGGTTTAATTTACCTTTTAAAGAAGGATTAACTACTTTCAGAGCAGCAATGTTTCGTGAGCGTTTGTTTGGTACCGATTTAATTAGGATGTTAGACGGAAAAAATCTTGATGAGCGCGCCCCGCGTCAAGATACCTATACAAATGTTAGAAGCCTTTATACTCCCGCGGCATATGAAAAAAGTGCTGATATATTTCGTATGATGATGCTTTTTTTAGGTGAAAAAGCTTTTTATAAAGGAATGTCCCAATTTCTAAAAGATAATGATGGTGGAGCCGTAACGCTGGAAGATGTATTAGGCGCATTAAGTAAATCAACGGGGAAAGATATGAATCCTTTCTTAGCTTGGTTTACTGAATCAGGTATTCCTCAAATTACCGTTACTGATGAATATGATGTAGACGCAAAACGCTACACCTTAAGATTTAAAACCAAAGATGGGAATGGAAGACCAATTCCGATTGTTGTTGGATTGCTCAATAATACAGGCAAGGAAATTCAAAGTGACACTATGATACTGGTTGATAAACCTCAAATAGAGTTCCATTTTGAGAACATTGACTCCCATCCTACTCCATCTTTATTGCGTAGTTTCTCTGCTCCTGTAATTCTCGATTTCCCATACAACTCAGAACAATTACTTCGCCTAATGCAATTTGATACCAATGTATATAATCGTTGTGAGGCAGCGAATAAACTCCTTACCCAGATGGTAAGTCAATATTGTTCTGGCAAGCCCCTTATATTTACTCCTGAGTTTTTTAACGCCTATCGAGCTATACTGCGTGATGAAAACAGCTCTTTAAATCCTTGGTTACTCGCTGAACTAATCGCTATCCCTTCAGAGGAAATCTTGTTTTCCAGCATGCAAAATCAGGATTTTGAAAAAATAGCAGAAGCACGTCGATTGATTCAAAGTCAGCTTGCAAATGAACTAAAGGAGGACCTATTACGGTTACAAAAAAACCTAGATAGGTTACCTGTATCTCAAAGCACTCCCTTTAAGTCATTTGATATTTTATCTGCGGGTTCACGACGTCTAAATTACGTTTGTCATTCCTATTTATTTTCAATACAACCTGAAAATGAAGAACACTCATTAATTGAGCAATTCAACAATTCATTGGGTAAAAATATGACCGACTGCATCTATGCGCTCAATTTGTTATTGGATAATAACAGCAGTCAATCAAATAAGCTTTTGAAATCCTTTTATGAGTACTGGCAACATGACCCCAGTGCTGTCAATTATTGGTTTAATATTCAAGCAGCAACCCATTCAGAAGGCGTAATAGGATTAGTAGAACAATTAATGCTTCATCCTGCCTTTGATTTATCTAATCCCAATAAAGTAAGTGCTCTATTTGGAACCTTTATCAAAAATCCTTATGGGTTCCATGCTTTTTCAGGAAAAGGATATGAATTAATCGGTAATGTCATTTTGCAATTGGAGAAAATCAATCCAACTTTGGCTGCCAATTTAACGGAAAAATTTAATAACTGGGATAAATTTGATGAAAAGAGACAAAAATTAATGTTGAGTCAATTGGAATTTATTAATACTTATGCCATAACTGCTGATGTGAGAAACATGTCAAAAAAGGGGTTGGATAAGAGGAAGCTTGACCCCCCTCTCCCTATCCAGCACATGTTCTTTGAACCCTGCTCTAAAGCAGAATCAACACCTTTAAATAATGATGGTGAAAAAACATATTCATGTAATTAA
- a CDS encoding hypoxanthine-guanine phosphoribosyltransferase, translated as MTIPDKIKEVYEKSSCLFTTNEVEAALDRMAINIHKELQDQNPVLVCVMVGGLVLLGNLLPRLDFPLEVDYVHATRYRGETRGGEIVWKVKPSANLQGRTVLVVDDILDGGVTLAAIIDEIKSLGAEKIYSAVLVDKYRKRVPNGLQKADFVGLQVEDHYIFGYGMDYNEYLRNAPGIFVVHPEHE; from the coding sequence ATGACTATTCCAGATAAAATAAAAGAAGTTTACGAAAAATCATCTTGCTTGTTTACTACTAATGAAGTTGAAGCAGCTCTTGATCGAATGGCAATTAATATCCATAAGGAATTGCAAGATCAAAATCCAGTACTGGTCTGTGTTATGGTTGGAGGATTAGTCCTTTTAGGCAATTTACTTCCACGATTGGACTTTCCATTAGAGGTAGATTACGTCCATGCAACCCGCTATCGAGGTGAGACCCGAGGTGGAGAGATTGTCTGGAAGGTGAAACCATCGGCCAATTTGCAAGGTAGGACTGTTCTTGTTGTCGATGATATTCTTGATGGTGGTGTTACCCTGGCAGCAATTATTGATGAAATAAAATCATTGGGTGCAGAAAAAATATACAGCGCTGTTTTGGTGGATAAATATCGGAAACGTGTTCCCAATGGATTACAGAAAGCTGATTTCGTAGGCTTACAAGTCGAAGATCATTATATATTTGGCTATGGCATGGATTACAACGAATACCTTAGAAATGCACCCGGTATTTTTGTAGTACATCCTGAGCATGAATAA
- a CDS encoding adenylate/guanylate cyclase domain-containing protein — protein MKSKKADEPLDLEQKRLDALQSLNILDTLPEESYERLVRLAIDLFNIPICYIAFLDEERQWFKARYGLNEPQTPRCISFCNVTIKKSEPLIINDALLDERFANSPLVQQAPYIRFYAGVPLTDPQGYNVGTFCLADTSPKEFNSKQQELLLNLANIAKDELTLRKTNFLLQKIKSQLEVRNKLIRKVFSFYMSDEVVNTILKSPHQKLGGYENKITIMFSDLRNFTPLSESIPSETLVSLLNSYFSKMVPVIEKHQGIVDAFIGDAIMVIFGAPYSSGDDSHRAIACALEMQKMLRKLNHANSKNNLPQLEMGIGINTGVAIVGNVGSKKRMQYSAIGSAVNLSSRIQDLSLGGQILISESTYKEVAQDVEINGHLRVKVKGIQSPITIYDVSGLKSKNQKPKEQKK, from the coding sequence ATGAAATCAAAAAAAGCAGATGAACCCCTAGATTTAGAGCAGAAAAGACTTGATGCCCTCCAATCATTGAATATTTTGGATACACTTCCAGAGGAAAGTTATGAGCGGTTGGTACGTCTGGCGATTGATTTATTTAACATCCCAATTTGTTACATCGCGTTTCTAGATGAAGAAAGACAATGGTTTAAAGCACGATACGGTTTAAACGAACCCCAAACACCGCGATGCATTTCTTTTTGCAATGTAACGATTAAAAAAAGTGAACCACTCATTATTAATGATGCACTTCTTGATGAACGATTTGCCAATAGCCCTTTGGTTCAACAAGCGCCTTATATTCGTTTTTATGCTGGTGTTCCTTTGACTGATCCCCAAGGGTATAATGTAGGTACGTTCTGTTTAGCTGATACTTCTCCTAAAGAGTTTAACTCAAAGCAACAAGAGCTTTTATTAAATTTAGCGAATATAGCTAAAGATGAGTTAACTCTTCGTAAAACGAATTTCTTATTACAAAAAATTAAAAGCCAACTTGAAGTGCGTAATAAGTTAATTCGTAAAGTATTCAGCTTTTATATGTCTGATGAAGTAGTGAATACAATACTTAAATCACCTCATCAAAAACTGGGTGGATATGAAAATAAAATAACCATCATGTTTAGTGATTTAAGAAATTTTACTCCATTATCCGAATCCATTCCTTCGGAAACGCTAGTTTCTCTTTTAAACAGCTATTTCAGCAAAATGGTACCGGTTATAGAAAAACATCAAGGAATCGTTGATGCCTTTATTGGTGATGCAATTATGGTTATTTTTGGAGCCCCTTATTCTTCAGGGGATGATTCACACCGGGCAATAGCATGCGCTCTAGAAATGCAAAAAATGTTAAGAAAATTAAATCATGCTAATAGTAAAAATAATTTACCGCAGTTAGAGATGGGGATTGGGATTAATACCGGAGTCGCCATAGTAGGAAATGTAGGATCTAAGAAGCGAATGCAATACAGTGCTATAGGATCAGCCGTTAACTTATCATCGCGAATTCAAGATCTGAGCTTGGGTGGACAAATATTGATTTCAGAGTCCACGTATAAAGAAGTTGCACAGGATGTTGAGATTAATGGTCATCTTCGAGTAAAAGTTAAAGGAATTCAATCACCAATTACTATTTATGATGTATCTGGTTTAAAATCGAAGAATCAAAAACCTAAAGAGCAAAAGAAATAA
- the pilB gene encoding type IV-A pilus assembly ATPase PilB: MLGSDEFKLHGIGQLFVLEKLLDKPQALEFCKNASAEKISLVQYLVKNNILSATQIALTAAHNFGAPMLDLDCIDIDSIPTDLVNEKLIRRHSMVPLFCRGNNLYLATEDPSKQASLKEIQFHTGLNTHAIIVEADKLSALIDHLLTVKETQGLSEFVGDTSEFDGIIINEEEEHETAVVTSLTEDAPIVKFVNKILLDAIKQGASDIHFEPYEKEYRIRYRQDGILHEIATPPGSLSTRITARIKIMSSLDISERRVPQDGGFKMKISKTRSIDFRVSTCPTTSGEKVVMRILDPGSAKLGIEALGFSPIQKEYFKHAIERPQGMILVTGPTGSGKTVTLYTALNILNTKEVNISTAEDPVEIKVAGINQVNINPKAGLTFSNALRSFLRQDPDIIMVGEIRDLETAEIAVKAAQTGHLVLSTLHTNSAAETLNRLVNMGIATFNVASSVTLIIAQRLARKLCEHCKVLRDDFNKPSLLELGFKESDLEGIKLYKAAGCARCTSGYRGRIGLFEVLPMTKKLGQIIMAGGNSLEILKIAQEEGMITVYQSGLEKIKQGITTIEEVNRVTVD; the protein is encoded by the coding sequence ATGTTAGGAAGCGATGAATTTAAATTACATGGAATAGGACAATTGTTTGTTCTTGAAAAGCTTTTGGACAAACCACAAGCTCTTGAGTTCTGTAAAAATGCCTCTGCAGAAAAAATATCTTTAGTTCAATACCTTGTCAAAAATAACATCTTATCAGCCACCCAAATTGCACTTACAGCAGCACATAATTTTGGTGCTCCTATGCTGGACCTAGACTGTATTGACATAGATTCTATTCCTACTGATCTGGTGAATGAAAAGTTAATTCGTCGTCATTCAATGGTTCCTCTATTTTGTCGCGGAAATAACTTATATCTTGCAACTGAAGATCCAAGCAAACAAGCTTCTTTAAAGGAGATTCAATTTCATACGGGACTTAATACACATGCAATTATCGTTGAGGCAGATAAGCTTAGTGCATTAATTGATCATTTACTCACCGTTAAGGAAACTCAAGGATTATCTGAATTTGTGGGTGATACAAGTGAGTTCGATGGAATTATCATCAATGAAGAAGAAGAGCATGAGACAGCAGTTGTTACTTCGCTAACGGAGGATGCTCCTATTGTTAAATTCGTTAACAAAATACTTCTAGATGCCATCAAACAAGGAGCTTCTGACATCCATTTTGAACCCTATGAAAAAGAGTACCGCATACGCTATCGACAAGACGGTATTTTACATGAAATTGCCACCCCACCTGGAAGCTTATCCACACGAATTACTGCACGTATAAAAATCATGTCGAGTCTTGATATTTCGGAAAGACGAGTTCCTCAGGATGGCGGCTTTAAAATGAAAATATCCAAAACGCGATCCATTGATTTTCGTGTAAGCACCTGCCCTACTACCTCAGGTGAAAAAGTTGTTATGCGGATCTTAGACCCTGGTTCTGCAAAATTAGGTATTGAAGCTTTAGGTTTTAGCCCTATTCAAAAAGAATATTTTAAACATGCTATTGAACGACCACAGGGAATGATCCTGGTAACAGGTCCAACAGGTAGTGGTAAAACCGTAACGTTGTATACCGCATTAAATATTCTTAACACTAAAGAAGTCAACATTTCTACGGCTGAAGATCCCGTAGAAATTAAAGTAGCTGGCATTAATCAAGTTAATATTAATCCTAAAGCGGGATTAACTTTTTCTAATGCATTACGTTCTTTTTTACGACAAGATCCTGATATCATCATGGTTGGTGAGATACGTGATTTAGAAACGGCGGAGATTGCAGTTAAAGCAGCTCAAACAGGACATTTAGTCCTCTCGACCTTACATACGAATAGTGCCGCTGAAACATTAAATCGTCTAGTTAATATGGGAATTGCAACATTTAATGTGGCCAGCTCCGTAACACTTATTATTGCCCAGCGTTTAGCTCGAAAATTATGCGAACATTGTAAAGTCTTAAGAGATGACTTCAATAAACCGAGTTTGTTAGAGTTAGGTTTTAAAGAGTCTGATTTGGAAGGAATTAAGTTATATAAAGCTGCAGGATGCGCTAGGTGTACCAGCGGATACCGTGGAAGGATTGGATTATTTGAGGTGCTGCCTATGACTAAAAAACTTGGCCAGATCATCATGGCTGGAGGAAACTCTCTGGAAATATTAAAAATTGCCCAGGAAGAAGGGATGATTACGGTTTATCAATCAGGACTTGAAAAGATAAAACAAGGGATTACAACTATTGAGGAAGTCAATCGGGTAACCGTTGACTAA
- a CDS encoding DUF1868 domain-containing protein: MFTLKNRNELQKKLSKVNEYGEYSLFPGVTVVSSCYPEHQKFCEAIFRALNTNPLIIRYFNPLPASSYHMTTMSLETEQQIGEEWNQFIIKTLPHYKKIKQTLQEKAFYPSIEKMAVHIDQCISLTLSLSTEQEKHIIEIAKDLNIEKTIPRVFHITLAYSRPNKTITKEHCEQLHTEITKTLNIIIEETKLPMEIGEPKLCYFNDMTAFVPWDADDNPFKHVTKPLNLKLGNTENSELEKESHYEMTV; the protein is encoded by the coding sequence ATGTTCACATTAAAAAATAGAAATGAGCTGCAGAAAAAATTAAGTAAAGTCAATGAATATGGGGAATATTCACTGTTCCCAGGCGTTACGGTCGTATCCTCGTGTTATCCTGAACACCAGAAGTTTTGTGAGGCTATTTTTAGAGCATTAAATACTAATCCATTGATTATCCGTTATTTTAATCCTCTTCCTGCCTCTAGTTATCACATGACTACAATGAGCCTGGAAACAGAACAACAAATTGGTGAAGAATGGAATCAATTTATTATTAAAACATTGCCTCATTACAAAAAAATAAAACAAACTTTGCAAGAAAAAGCTTTTTATCCTTCAATTGAGAAGATGGCGGTTCATATTGATCAGTGCATCTCGCTTACGTTATCTTTATCCACAGAGCAAGAAAAGCATATTATAGAAATTGCGAAAGATTTAAATATCGAAAAAACAATACCACGAGTTTTTCATATTACACTCGCTTACTCAAGACCGAATAAAACAATAACAAAAGAACATTGTGAGCAACTTCATACAGAAATTACAAAAACATTAAACATAATTATTGAAGAAACTAAATTACCTATGGAAATCGGTGAACCCAAACTTTGCTATTTTAATGATATGACGGCTTTTGTTCCATGGGATGCAGATGATAATCCTTTTAAACATGTAACCAAACCTTTAAACTTAAAACTGGGCAACACAGAAAACTCAGAGTTGGAAAAAGAGTCACATTATGAAATGACAGTTTAA
- a CDS encoding TIGR00645 family protein codes for MISLKNGISKFIFMGRWLQLPLYLGLILILAAYVYRFVHELFELVTHLNSFDDTLIMLGVLDLIDVVMIANLLIMVVMGGYETFVSHLTLDSHPDQPEWLDHLDAGAMKIKLALSLIGISSIHLLRTFIDPNKLSNYSVMWQVIIHLTLLVSALAIALTNKMLVQSKTH; via the coding sequence ATGATTAGTTTAAAAAATGGCATTAGCAAGTTTATTTTTATGGGAAGATGGTTGCAACTTCCGCTTTATTTAGGACTGATTTTAATCCTGGCAGCTTATGTTTATCGTTTCGTTCATGAGCTATTTGAATTAGTAACTCATCTAAATAGTTTTGATGATACTCTTATTATGCTTGGTGTATTAGATTTAATTGACGTAGTAATGATTGCAAATCTGTTGATTATGGTTGTTATGGGGGGATATGAAACCTTTGTTTCTCATCTCACTCTTGACTCACACCCCGATCAACCAGAGTGGTTGGATCATCTCGATGCAGGAGCTATGAAAATAAAGCTTGCTCTTTCATTAATTGGTATCTCATCAATTCACTTGTTGAGAACGTTTATTGATCCGAATAAACTCAGTAATTATTCGGTAATGTGGCAAGTAATTATTCATTTAACCTTACTTGTTTCAGCTTTGGCAATTGCATTGACTAATAAAATGCTCGTACAAAGTAAAACGCACTAA